The following are encoded together in the Humulus lupulus chromosome 5, drHumLupu1.1, whole genome shotgun sequence genome:
- the LOC133834139 gene encoding delta(12)-fatty-acid desaturase FAD2-like: MGGGGRMSVPPTTKKSEAESLKRVPYTKPPFTLSQLKKAIPPHCFQRSVIRSFSYVVFDLTIAATIYYIAARYIPLLPHHPLSYLAWPIYWFIEGCVLTGVWVIAHECGHHAFSDHQWLDDTVGLVLHSFLLVPYFSWKYSHRRHHSNTGSLERDEVFVPKKKSAMKWYSKYLNNPPGRFLTLTITLTMGWPLYLAFNVSGRPYDRFACHFDPHGPIYSDRERAQIYLSDVGILAMCFGLYILAMANGLAWVLCVYGGPLLVVNGFLVLITFLQHTHPSLPRYDSFEWDWLRGALATVDRDYGLLNKVFHNITDTHVAHHLFSTMPHYHAMEATKAIKPILGEYYQFDGTPVYKAMWRETKECVFVEPDEGGDAQGVFWYNKLRD; this comes from the coding sequence ATGGGCGGCGGTGGCCGAATGTCAGTTCCTCCGACCACCAAAAAATCAGAGGCCGAAAGCCTCAAACGAGTACCATACACAAAACCACCATTCACACTTAGCCAACTCAAAAAAGCCATTCCACCCCATTGTTTCCAGCGTTCTGTCATTCGCTCATTCTCCTATGTCGTTTTCGACCTTACCATTGCAGCCACTATCTACTACATTGCTGCTCGTTACATCCCCCTCCTTCCTCATCACCCTCTTTCTTACCTAGCTTGGCCCATTTACTGGTTCATCGAGGGCTGTGTTCTAACTGGAGTTTGGGTCATAGCCCACGAGTGTGGCCACCACGCCTTTAGTGACCACCAATGGCTCGACGATACCGTTGGTCTAGTCCTTCACTCTTTCCTTCTCGTCCCTTACTTTTCATGGAAATACAGCCACCGTCGTCACCATTCCAATACAGGCTCTCTTGAACGAGATGAAGTCTTCGTTCCCAAGAAAAAGTCAGCCATGAAATGGTACTCCAAATACCTCAACAACCCACCAGGCAGATTCCTCACCCTCACCATCACGCTCACCATGGGCTGGCCTCTTTACTTGGCTTTCAATGTCTCTGGCCGGCCCTACGACCGCTTCGCCTGCCACTTCGATCCACACGGCCCAATCTACTCGGACCGTGAGCGAGCCCAGATATACCTCTCTGATGTGGGCATTCTGGCAATGTGTTTTGGGCTTTACATACTTGCTATGGCGAATGGATTGGCTTGGGTTCTATGCGTGTATGGTGGTCCATTGTTGGTGGTCAATGGGTTTTTGGTGCTGATCACGTTCTTGCAACACACCCACCCATCATTGCCTCGTTACGATTCTTTCGAGTGGGATTGGCTTAGGGGAGCTTTGGCAACTGTGGACAGAGATTACGGTTTGTTGAACAAGGTTTTCCATAACATCACGGACACTCATGTGGCTCACCACTTGTTCTCTACCATGCCTCATTATCACGCCATGGAGGCCACGAAAGCTATCAAGCCAATACTAGGAGAGTATTACCAATTTGATGGGACACCGGTGTACAAAGCCATGTGGAGAGAGACCAAGGAGTGTGTTTTTGTTGAGCCTGATGAAGGCGGTGACGCCCAAGGCGTCTTCTGGTACAACAAGCTTCGGGATTGA